The following proteins come from a genomic window of Legionella cherrii:
- a CDS encoding Crp/Fnr family transcriptional regulator — protein MSFSNPYSLMRDTVNKTHSCSNCGFFPFCTLEEGSPHWINQISSAVKQQHVLKKRQALYFPQNTFHSLYAIKSGNLKTFEVDREGNELIRGFYFAGEILGFEAIASGTYLFSAVALSETVVCEIPYNHFIGLLNSNSSLQKHILYLISQKLTVGSYLNFVTAEQRLAAFLIDLFKRLHGCEQHMELILPMSRQDIGNYLGLTAETVSRLFSQFKENKIISIEQKKVQFLQLDQLKLMAGIVN, from the coding sequence ATGTCATTTAGCAATCCGTACTCTCTGATGCGCGACACAGTTAATAAAACTCACTCCTGTTCCAACTGCGGATTTTTCCCTTTTTGTACTCTCGAAGAAGGCAGCCCTCACTGGATAAATCAAATTAGTTCGGCTGTAAAACAACAACATGTTCTTAAAAAGAGGCAGGCATTGTATTTTCCTCAAAATACATTTCACAGCCTTTATGCAATCAAATCAGGAAATTTAAAAACTTTTGAAGTGGATCGTGAAGGAAATGAATTAATTCGGGGTTTTTATTTTGCGGGAGAAATTCTAGGATTTGAAGCGATTGCCTCTGGTACTTATCTTTTCTCAGCGGTTGCCCTTTCTGAGACTGTTGTGTGCGAAATTCCCTATAATCATTTTATTGGTTTATTGAATTCTAACTCCAGTCTGCAAAAACATATTTTGTATTTAATCAGTCAAAAATTAACGGTGGGTTCTTACTTAAATTTTGTCACTGCAGAGCAACGTTTAGCCGCTTTTCTTATCGACTTGTTTAAACGGCTACATGGATGTGAACAACATATGGAATTGATTTTACCCATGTCTCGTCAGGATATTGGAAACTACCTGGGATTAACAGCAGAAACAGTTAGCCGCTTATTTTCTCAGTTTAAAGAAAATAAAATAATCTCCATCGAACAGAAGAAAGTTCAATTTCTGCAATTAGACCAGCTCAAGTTAATGGCCGGGATAGTGAATTAG
- the cydB gene encoding cytochrome d ubiquinol oxidase subunit II, translating to MILDYETLRVIWWLLLGVLLIGFAIMDGFDLGVAMWLPWFAKTDTERRILINTVGPTWEGNQVWFILGGGAIFAAWPDLYALSFSGFYLAMLVVLLSLILRPVGFKYRSKLENSLWRSIWDGLLFIGGFVPALIFGVAVGNVLQGVPFYYDDSLRVMYTGTFFQLLNPYALCCGVLSVFMLAMQGAFFLQIKTEGVLQQKARRGARYAAFLMTLLFILMGFWTHFIDGYTLSQPMLHDGPSNPLHKEVGRQIGAWFINYSDMPISQLVPLLSILCAWVAILLANKALIAFILSSLSVGSLIATVGISMFPFILPSSTHPKYSLMVWDSSSSQTTLFIMLIATVIFLPIVLAYTGWVYRVLRGKVNEKTIKEQISSY from the coding sequence ATGATTTTAGATTATGAAACCTTAAGAGTAATTTGGTGGCTATTACTAGGCGTTTTATTAATTGGTTTTGCGATTATGGATGGGTTTGATCTGGGGGTTGCCATGTGGTTACCCTGGTTTGCCAAAACAGACACCGAACGTCGTATTTTAATTAATACAGTGGGACCTACTTGGGAGGGTAATCAGGTATGGTTTATTCTGGGCGGCGGGGCAATTTTTGCAGCGTGGCCAGATCTCTATGCACTCTCCTTTTCCGGGTTTTATTTAGCGATGCTGGTTGTCTTACTGTCATTAATTTTAAGACCTGTAGGATTTAAATACCGGTCTAAACTGGAAAATTCTCTCTGGAGATCCATCTGGGACGGGCTGCTTTTTATAGGCGGATTTGTGCCTGCGCTCATTTTTGGAGTGGCGGTAGGCAATGTTTTACAAGGCGTTCCTTTTTATTATGATGACAGTCTAAGAGTGATGTATACAGGGACGTTTTTTCAGCTACTTAATCCCTATGCCTTGTGCTGTGGTGTACTTTCAGTGTTCATGCTTGCGATGCAGGGGGCTTTTTTTCTCCAGATAAAAACAGAAGGTGTATTGCAACAAAAAGCAAGAAGAGGGGCGCGTTATGCCGCTTTCTTGATGACGCTGTTATTCATCTTGATGGGCTTTTGGACTCATTTCATTGATGGCTATACCTTAAGCCAGCCCATGCTCCATGATGGCCCATCTAATCCTTTACACAAAGAGGTAGGCCGGCAAATTGGTGCTTGGTTCATTAACTATAGTGATATGCCGATTTCGCAATTGGTTCCGCTTTTAAGTATTCTCTGTGCCTGGGTGGCTATCTTGCTAGCGAATAAGGCCTTGATTGCATTTATTTTAAGTAGCCTCAGCGTTGGCTCATTAATAGCCACAGTAGGCATAAGTATGTTTCCATTTATTCTGCCGTCATCCACTCATCCCAAATACAGTTTGATGGTATGGGATAGTTCATCGAGTCAAACGACTTTATTTATTATGCTCATTGCGACTGTAATTTTTCTTCCTATTGTTCTTGCATACACCGGATGGGTGTATCGGGTTCTACGTGGAAAGGTTAATGAAAAAACAATTAAAGAACAAATATCTTCATACTAA
- the cydX gene encoding cytochrome bd-I oxidase subunit CydX has product MWYFSWILGTGLACSFAILNAMWLELRDDYKKT; this is encoded by the coding sequence ATGTGGTATTTCTCTTGGATTCTTGGAACTGGACTCGCTTGTTCATTTGCCATATTAAATGCCATGTGGCTGGAGCTACGGGATGACTATAAAAAAACGTAA
- a CDS encoding SDR family NAD(P)-dependent oxidoreductase: MGKLKNKIVLITGSTKSIGLAIAELFCKKGATVIVTGRLATTEGEKFAQSIGASDYLTLDVCSEQNWQEVATYVGKKYHRLDVLVNNAGIDSAPKSDKSQDIENCSLDDWRMVHAVNLDGTFLGCKTLMPLLKKSANASIINMGSRSGLVGIPSHLAYASSKAAILNLTRTVAMHCAKMEYTIRCNVIVPAAILTEMWDSEFGQDEERPRRLEEYTNTIPLKRMGKASEVAQLAVFLASDDSLFITGSQYNIDGGIMAGSGSYGSNKNSSKNRFFGLPITADKAEDETPRAKPVHLQISAGISRL, translated from the coding sequence ATGGGGAAATTAAAGAATAAAATTGTCTTAATTACAGGCAGCACCAAATCAATTGGTCTTGCAATTGCTGAGCTATTTTGTAAGAAAGGTGCCACAGTCATTGTCACCGGCAGACTAGCAACCACGGAGGGAGAGAAATTTGCCCAATCAATAGGGGCAAGCGATTATCTAACCCTGGATGTTTGTTCTGAACAAAATTGGCAAGAGGTTGCAACTTATGTTGGAAAAAAATATCACAGGCTTGATGTTTTAGTGAATAATGCCGGTATCGATTCTGCTCCCAAATCGGATAAATCCCAAGATATAGAAAATTGCTCTCTTGACGATTGGCGAATGGTGCATGCGGTTAACTTGGACGGAACATTTCTTGGGTGTAAGACGCTGATGCCACTTTTGAAAAAAAGCGCCAATGCGTCAATTATCAATATGGGGTCTCGGTCGGGTCTGGTAGGAATTCCTTCTCATCTTGCTTACGCATCGAGTAAGGCTGCCATCTTGAATCTTACAAGAACGGTAGCCATGCATTGTGCCAAAATGGAGTACACGATTCGCTGCAATGTCATTGTTCCTGCAGCCATTTTGACTGAAATGTGGGACTCTGAATTTGGCCAGGATGAAGAACGTCCTCGACGTCTTGAGGAATACACCAATACCATTCCATTAAAGCGTATGGGGAAAGCAAGTGAAGTCGCCCAACTTGCTGTTTTTTTAGCATCTGATGATTCTTTGTTTATCACCGGCTCCCAATATAATATTGATGGTGGCATTATGGCAGGTAGTGGTTCCTATGGGTCAAATAAAAACAGTTCAAAGAATCGGTTTTTTGGCTTGCCCATTACAGCAGATAAGGCAGAAGATGAAACTCCTCGCGCAAAACCTGTTCATTTACAGATAAGTGCGGGAATCAGCCGTCTTTAG
- a CDS encoding gamma-glutamyl-gamma-aminobutyrate hydrolase family protein (Members of this family of hydrolases with an active site Cys residue belong to MEROPS family C26.) gives MFSRMISSGLSSISSLFSETKQEEKSQFQYELNDEEQKQLRHSEDKPKVVALYDEHDGAVNADLAIQHFEKDGLDVVRVSPEEGLSHPTFTSTTIDGIYLPGGSDIPVEDDSDPRKKFEGQLTQLARTKDIPLIGICRGEQAIGYHNRLAVEDLPDYEQHYGGANNGSNPDSNNTVVVEKGSQLFAALQNEFKENNDGPLEYPVTCLHHQHIPDNPSPTEIQVTGRNKFDNTIESIEIKTGKYFTFGVQHHPEVLISSCEDKRKEKIIQVEKEAEEARFSANFFDPDTAVYAEHRYSQKLREAHSQSRDERAARAEMGFFTKQVKKRFLEHSSQQKETQPSGVDTPEHSNVFEFWC, from the coding sequence ATGTTTTCACGAATGATTTCATCAGGGTTGTCGTCAATTAGTTCTTTATTTTCAGAAACCAAGCAGGAAGAAAAATCACAATTTCAATATGAACTCAATGATGAGGAACAGAAACAGCTAAGACATTCAGAAGATAAACCTAAAGTTGTTGCGCTTTATGATGAACATGATGGGGCAGTGAACGCCGATTTGGCAATTCAGCACTTTGAAAAAGATGGATTAGACGTTGTCAGAGTTTCTCCAGAAGAGGGATTAAGTCACCCTACTTTTACAAGCACTACTATTGACGGGATTTATTTGCCAGGTGGTTCCGATATTCCTGTCGAGGATGACAGTGATCCACGTAAAAAGTTTGAAGGCCAACTAACCCAACTTGCACGCACTAAAGACATTCCTCTCATTGGTATATGTCGCGGTGAACAAGCTATTGGGTATCATAACCGTTTGGCGGTGGAGGATTTGCCCGACTATGAGCAGCATTATGGCGGCGCGAATAACGGAAGTAATCCGGATTCAAATAATACCGTTGTTGTAGAAAAAGGAAGTCAATTGTTTGCCGCATTACAAAATGAATTTAAGGAAAATAATGATGGGCCCCTGGAGTATCCTGTGACATGCCTTCATCATCAACATATACCCGATAATCCAAGTCCTACTGAGATACAGGTCACAGGCCGCAATAAATTTGATAATACAATTGAGAGCATTGAGATAAAAACGGGTAAATATTTTACATTTGGTGTACAACATCATCCCGAAGTGCTTATCAGTTCTTGTGAGGATAAGCGAAAGGAAAAAATTATCCAGGTAGAAAAAGAAGCTGAAGAAGCCCGCTTTAGTGCGAACTTTTTTGATCCCGACACTGCGGTTTATGCAGAACATCGATATTCTCAAAAACTGAGAGAAGCGCATTCGCAATCAAGAGATGAACGAGCCGCCAGGGCAGAGATGGGTTTTTTTACAAAACAAGTTAAAAAACGCTTTCTTGAACACAGTTCACAACAAAAAGAAACACAGCCTAGTGGTGTAGATACCCCTGAGCATTCTAATGTATTTGAGTTCTGGTGCTAA
- a CDS encoding cytochrome ubiquinol oxidase subunit I translates to MIPATDVVDLSRLQFALTALYHFLFVPLTLGFSVLLAIMETVYVMTGKEIWRQMVKYWGVLFGINFVLGVATGLTMEFEFGTNWSYYSRYVGDVFGAPLAIEGLMAFFLEATFVGLFFFGWERLSKFQHLVCTWLLALGTNLSALWILIANGWMQNPVGAYFDYQTMRMEVSSFFDILFNPVAQAKFVHTISAGYVTGSIFVLSISAYFLLRNRNKDFAKRSMTVAASFGLASALSVVVLGDESGYLANDDQKMKVAAMESMWETEKTPASLTLLGIPDEQTKTTKYAIKIPYALGIIATRSLNTPLLGINELIEDGKERIKDGLLAYNALGSLQRDPDNKAAKEHLQSHVKNLGYALLLKKYTANPSEATEEQINQAANDLKPKVAPLFFSFRVMVACGFYFIFLFAVGFYLSAKNKLHVTPWYHRMAFYSLPLPWIAAELGWVVAEYGRQPWVVQGVLPTFMGASSLSIAQVLTSLTGFVLFYTVLAIVELYLMVKYIRLGPEEMLAH, encoded by the coding sequence ATGATTCCTGCAACTGATGTAGTTGATTTGTCTCGATTACAGTTCGCTTTAACTGCATTATACCATTTTTTATTTGTCCCTTTGACCCTGGGATTTTCTGTCTTATTGGCAATTATGGAAACCGTGTATGTCATGACCGGTAAAGAAATTTGGCGTCAAATGGTTAAATATTGGGGCGTTTTATTTGGAATAAATTTTGTTTTAGGTGTCGCTACCGGTTTAACAATGGAATTTGAGTTCGGAACGAACTGGTCCTATTATTCGCGCTATGTAGGGGATGTATTTGGTGCTCCATTAGCCATAGAAGGACTAATGGCATTCTTTCTGGAAGCAACTTTTGTAGGATTATTTTTCTTTGGTTGGGAGCGCTTATCCAAATTTCAACACTTGGTGTGTACCTGGTTACTCGCTTTAGGTACTAATTTATCAGCGTTATGGATTTTAATAGCAAACGGCTGGATGCAAAATCCTGTGGGTGCTTATTTTGATTATCAAACCATGCGCATGGAGGTGAGCAGCTTTTTTGATATTTTATTTAATCCGGTGGCACAAGCAAAATTTGTACATACCATTAGCGCTGGGTATGTTACCGGTTCGATCTTTGTTTTATCCATCAGCGCTTATTTCCTGTTAAGAAATCGCAACAAGGATTTCGCAAAACGATCAATGACTGTTGCTGCCTCATTTGGTTTAGCTTCGGCGTTATCGGTTGTTGTCCTTGGTGATGAGAGCGGCTATCTTGCCAATGACGATCAGAAAATGAAAGTAGCTGCTATGGAATCGATGTGGGAAACCGAGAAGACTCCCGCCAGCTTAACTCTTTTGGGTATTCCCGATGAGCAAACAAAAACTACAAAATATGCTATTAAAATTCCATATGCTTTGGGAATTATTGCGACCCGCTCATTGAACACTCCTTTATTAGGGATTAATGAGCTCATTGAGGATGGAAAGGAGCGGATTAAAGATGGCCTGTTAGCCTATAATGCATTAGGCAGCTTACAACGTGATCCTGATAACAAAGCGGCGAAAGAGCACTTACAAAGCCATGTTAAAAACTTAGGTTATGCCCTTTTGCTGAAAAAATATACGGCAAATCCCTCTGAGGCAACTGAAGAACAAATTAATCAAGCCGCCAATGACTTGAAACCTAAGGTAGCCCCCCTCTTTTTTTCATTCCGGGTGATGGTTGCTTGTGGCTTTTATTTCATCTTTTTGTTTGCTGTAGGTTTTTACCTTTCAGCTAAAAATAAACTGCATGTTACACCATGGTACCATCGGATGGCATTTTATTCCTTACCATTGCCTTGGATCGCGGCCGAATTGGGCTGGGTAGTTGCTGAGTATGGGCGACAGCCCTGGGTTGTTCAGGGGGTGTTGCCGACCTTTATGGGCGCCTCTTCTTTATCAATCGCTCAAGTCCTGACTTCGTTAACTGGGTTTGTATTATTTTATACCGTGCTGGCAATCGTAGAGCTGTACCTCATGGTTAAGTACATTCGATTGGGCCCAGAGGAGATGCTTGCCCATTAG
- a CDS encoding gamma-glutamyl-gamma-aminobutyrate hydrolase family protein (Members of this family of hydrolases with an active site Cys residue belong to MEROPS family C26.), whose translation MFQKFSEFLSDFRALNKAKSSSEQTPKFEFALDRDEKEQLKQSKEKPKIVTLYDPLGGTTYCDMTIEYFKTKELDVIPVTPQEGLSHPVFSGKINGIYLPGGPNVPVHDPSDPRKRLEGELTELAQKRDIPLLGICRGQQTVAHHHGYTVTDIPSYDRHYEHSYEIYEKTQDPNLNNRVVVEEGSQLYNALHYKLRPKDRSTIEYNVTCLHHQHVEESQDNPSLLVSGRGKFDRSVESLEKRTGKYYTLGLQHHPESVITLCKDAREEKIKEVEKKAEEARFTSNFFEPDAAIIAEHQYSQKLREVHLKSKDEKAARAELGFFSKQVKHHFLDDAPKKEQAQEPSHYFPCAF comes from the coding sequence ATGTTTCAAAAATTTTCTGAATTTTTATCGGATTTCAGGGCTCTTAACAAAGCAAAAAGCAGCAGCGAACAGACGCCAAAATTTGAATTCGCTTTAGATAGGGATGAAAAAGAACAACTAAAGCAATCGAAAGAAAAGCCAAAAATTGTCACCCTTTATGATCCATTAGGGGGGACTACCTATTGTGACATGACGATTGAGTATTTTAAAACTAAAGAGCTTGACGTGATTCCGGTTACACCCCAGGAAGGGTTAAGTCATCCCGTTTTTAGCGGTAAAATCAATGGCATCTATTTACCCGGGGGCCCAAATGTTCCAGTACATGATCCCAGTGATCCGCGTAAAAGGCTTGAAGGGGAACTTACAGAACTAGCCCAAAAACGGGATATTCCTCTTTTAGGCATATGTCGGGGACAACAAACAGTCGCACACCATCATGGATATACTGTCACAGACATCCCAAGCTATGATAGGCATTATGAGCATTCTTATGAAATATATGAAAAAACTCAAGATCCTAACCTCAACAACAGAGTGGTCGTTGAAGAGGGAAGTCAATTATATAATGCGTTACACTATAAGCTGAGGCCCAAGGATAGAAGTACTATAGAATATAACGTTACTTGTCTGCATCATCAACATGTAGAAGAAAGTCAGGATAATCCCAGTCTTCTTGTATCAGGACGTGGTAAATTTGATAGATCAGTTGAAAGTCTTGAAAAAAGGACCGGGAAATATTATACCTTGGGCTTACAACATCATCCTGAATCGGTAATCACCCTATGTAAAGACGCAAGAGAAGAAAAAATTAAAGAGGTAGAAAAAAAAGCTGAAGAAGCCCGATTTACTTCGAATTTTTTCGAGCCAGATGCGGCGATTATTGCAGAGCACCAATATAGTCAAAAACTCAGAGAAGTGCATTTAAAATCAAAAGATGAAAAGGCAGCAAGAGCGGAGCTGGGCTTTTTTTCAAAACAAGTGAAACATCACTTTCTTGATGATGCTCCGAAAAAAGAACAAGCACAAGAACCCAGTCATTATTTTCCTTGTGCTTTCTAA
- a CDS encoding dipeptide epimerase, which translates to MNITEIQIAQLTIPLIRPFITAVRRTECVEDVVVIIKTDSGNLGYGSAASTPAITGDSTESIINAIKSILAPQLIGRSISELNLLLQMNQQAILGNTSAKAAIDIALHDLFAQSCGLPLYKLLGGNTNSINSCITISVKEVDAMVHDAIDLVNQGHQTIKIKLGLNPIEDIRRVHAIRQAVGDSITLLVDANQGWSYEDAIKVIDSLKQQRLNIPLIEQPINAQDLVHLKTLSEQVDCLIIADEACFSPEDTLNIAKMNACDGINIKLMKSGGIENAQAIYTIAKTAQMKIMVGCMLESPIGVAAITSFALSKPDISYADLDPIYLIRDNYIVGGAQRRGNKIILSDKPGLGIEGINQGFNKIGVIR; encoded by the coding sequence ATGAACATTACGGAGATTCAGATTGCGCAATTGACTATTCCATTAATACGCCCATTTATCACGGCCGTAAGACGTACCGAATGTGTTGAGGATGTGGTGGTAATCATTAAAACCGATAGTGGCAATCTGGGTTATGGTTCAGCCGCGTCAACTCCTGCCATCACTGGAGACAGTACGGAATCAATTATTAATGCAATTAAAAGCATCCTGGCTCCGCAGTTAATTGGACGAAGTATTTCTGAATTGAATTTATTACTTCAAATGAATCAACAGGCCATCCTAGGGAATACCTCTGCAAAGGCGGCCATTGACATTGCCTTGCATGATTTGTTTGCTCAATCTTGCGGCTTACCCCTTTATAAATTGCTGGGGGGTAATACGAACAGCATTAACTCATGCATTACTATAAGCGTTAAAGAGGTTGACGCGATGGTGCATGATGCGATTGACCTGGTCAATCAAGGGCACCAAACTATAAAAATAAAATTAGGATTAAATCCAATCGAAGACATCCGACGTGTCCATGCTATTCGACAGGCTGTAGGCGACTCGATCACATTACTTGTCGATGCCAATCAGGGATGGTCTTATGAAGATGCCATAAAGGTTATTGACTCATTGAAACAGCAGCGTTTGAATATCCCTTTGATAGAACAACCAATTAATGCCCAGGATCTTGTTCACCTAAAAACCCTTAGCGAACAAGTTGATTGCCTTATCATTGCCGACGAGGCTTGTTTTTCCCCCGAAGATACACTGAATATTGCAAAAATGAATGCCTGTGATGGCATCAATATTAAGTTGATGAAATCGGGAGGTATTGAGAATGCCCAAGCGATTTACACTATTGCAAAAACGGCACAAATGAAAATAATGGTCGGATGTATGCTGGAATCCCCCATTGGCGTTGCCGCGATAACGAGTTTTGCTTTAAGTAAACCGGATATCTCCTATGCGGACCTTGATCCTATTTATCTGATTCGTGACAATTATATTGTAGGCGGGGCACAACGCCGTGGTAATAAAATTATTTTGTCAGATAAACCAGGTTTGGGAATTGAAGGGATTAACCAAGGATTTAATAAGATTGGAGTGATCCGTTAA
- the hemN gene encoding oxygen-independent coproporphyrinogen III oxidase, with translation MFLNDVSEHLILNYEGQFPRYTSYPTAPHFSTEINAATYSQWLGEIPEQDTLSLYVHIPFCQQLCWYCGCYTKINNKKNSIEEYIKVLTQEIALVAKRLSPQTPYVTHIHFGGGSPTILPPQLFLHLMNTLREAFNVAPHAEIAIEVDPRTVNEEKINAYATALVNRISIGAQDFNPEVQLAINRVQPFELVQSCVNLFKQYGMNNINLDLIYGLPKQTRLSIKNNIEAVTLLDPDRIAFFAYAHVHWMKKHMQLIQEKDLPNAAERIEMFALASELLKQKGYVPVGLDHFAKPTDSMALALSAKSLKRNFQGYSVESASHLIGLGTSSISQLRNRYVQNTSELRQYKNDILNQVLPIVRGIEISVEDQLRKSIINDIMCYLEVDLKKKCTEFHYPQDYFANELRSLDHLVKDGLVLVNNDVIQVHPKARQITRVVSSYFDRFFKSDAQKHSRIT, from the coding sequence ATGTTTTTAAATGATGTATCTGAGCACTTAATATTAAATTACGAAGGGCAGTTTCCACGGTATACGAGCTACCCAACTGCCCCTCATTTTTCTACGGAAATTAACGCGGCAACTTATTCGCAGTGGCTTGGTGAGATCCCGGAGCAGGACACTTTGTCCTTATATGTTCATATTCCATTCTGCCAACAATTGTGTTGGTATTGCGGATGCTATACGAAAATTAATAACAAAAAAAACTCTATTGAAGAATATATTAAAGTATTGACGCAAGAAATCGCATTGGTTGCGAAACGATTATCCCCCCAGACCCCCTATGTCACTCATATTCATTTTGGTGGCGGCTCACCAACGATCTTACCCCCGCAGTTATTTTTGCATTTAATGAACACTCTTCGTGAAGCCTTTAATGTAGCTCCTCATGCAGAAATCGCGATAGAAGTCGACCCTCGTACAGTCAATGAAGAAAAAATAAACGCTTATGCTACCGCCCTCGTGAACCGAATCAGTATTGGTGCCCAAGATTTTAATCCCGAGGTGCAGTTGGCGATCAATCGAGTGCAACCATTCGAATTGGTTCAATCATGCGTCAATCTTTTTAAGCAGTACGGCATGAACAATATAAACCTTGATTTGATTTATGGATTACCCAAACAAACCAGATTAAGTATTAAAAATAATATAGAAGCTGTTACCTTATTAGATCCAGACAGGATCGCTTTTTTTGCCTACGCCCATGTCCATTGGATGAAAAAACACATGCAACTGATTCAGGAAAAGGATCTCCCCAATGCTGCGGAGCGAATAGAGATGTTTGCTTTGGCTTCCGAACTGTTAAAACAAAAAGGGTATGTACCTGTTGGGTTAGATCATTTTGCTAAACCCACAGACTCTATGGCACTCGCGTTAAGTGCAAAAAGCCTCAAAAGAAATTTTCAAGGATACAGTGTTGAGAGTGCCTCGCATTTGATTGGGCTGGGGACTTCATCCATCAGTCAGCTCCGCAATCGGTATGTGCAAAATACCTCGGAGCTAAGGCAATATAAAAACGATATTTTAAATCAGGTCTTACCCATTGTGCGCGGAATAGAAATTTCAGTAGAAGATCAATTAAGAAAATCGATTATTAACGATATTATGTGTTATCTGGAAGTGGATCTTAAAAAAAAATGTACTGAGTTTCATTATCCGCAGGATTATTTTGCTAATGAGCTTCGCTCGCTAGATCATTTAGTCAAAGATGGGCTGGTGCTAGTTAACAATGACGTCATTCAAGTCCACCCTAAAGCAAGACAGATAACCCGAGTGGTGAGCAGCTATTTTGATCGCTTTTTTAAAAGCGATGCGCAAAAACATTCAAGAATCACTTAA
- a CDS encoding Na+/H+ antiporter NhaC family protein, which yields MSFYIQLASLSIIVLYVVMLFRNVNPLIATALCVGLGYLWNLSSPIAIGNSLAGALGSFMALVGFIIMLGHGLGEILTHTQVSHTLVHQIVYGVGINTQRRAKIGIVLSSFIIVGLLGTLAGGLAILAPSLRPIAGSVGLSRPSLAVLMQASAEEALIIGPFAPPVVALLGITGLNYESVLLYASLPIAIITLITTWVMANRLQRQYANESCEEEDTSEPFTPNKQQKRTTLLFLISFIGCVVYGLLTQAKTAYVIFVMLFLALITGLTSKLSLNQIFKLLITGMQKSLNLFFLFILFDPFMVLIHQAGGFSALTELLTPLIHLGGKPVLTMLIGFTGAFGMPGAAEATIKMLHQLFFPSVLQMQLPMITFALAMIFATRVTNYAYPGANMFAAMGFAGSENIKAMIQNGLTVTAVQILFLIGYSLCL from the coding sequence ATGTCTTTTTATATTCAGTTGGCCAGTTTATCCATTATTGTCCTTTATGTTGTGATGTTATTTCGCAATGTTAATCCTTTAATCGCAACGGCACTCTGTGTGGGATTGGGCTATTTGTGGAATCTGAGTAGCCCCATTGCTATCGGAAATTCCCTGGCTGGTGCCTTAGGATCATTCATGGCGTTAGTTGGTTTTATTATCATGCTAGGCCATGGCCTGGGCGAGATCTTAACGCATACTCAAGTCAGTCATACTTTGGTGCACCAAATTGTTTATGGGGTTGGAATCAATACTCAGCGACGGGCTAAAATTGGCATAGTGCTTTCCTCTTTTATCATTGTAGGCTTACTTGGCACCTTGGCAGGAGGATTAGCTATTTTAGCTCCCAGTTTACGTCCTATTGCAGGCTCAGTTGGATTATCACGCCCCAGTTTGGCTGTATTAATGCAGGCTTCAGCTGAAGAAGCGTTAATTATTGGGCCTTTTGCCCCTCCAGTAGTGGCTTTACTGGGCATTACAGGGCTCAACTATGAGTCTGTACTTCTTTATGCATCACTTCCCATCGCCATAATTACTTTAATTACTACCTGGGTTATGGCTAATCGATTGCAACGACAGTATGCGAATGAATCTTGCGAAGAAGAGGACACCTCAGAACCATTTACCCCCAATAAACAACAAAAACGCACCACTTTGCTTTTTTTGATCTCCTTTATAGGATGTGTTGTGTATGGCTTATTGACTCAAGCAAAAACTGCCTACGTTATTTTTGTCATGTTATTTCTAGCCCTGATTACTGGATTGACAAGCAAATTGAGCTTAAATCAAATTTTTAAATTGTTAATTACCGGGATGCAAAAAAGCCTGAATCTCTTCTTTTTGTTTATTTTATTTGATCCGTTTATGGTTTTGATTCATCAGGCGGGGGGATTTAGTGCATTAACCGAACTATTAACCCCATTAATTCATTTAGGTGGAAAACCAGTATTAACAATGCTAATTGGTTTCACTGGGGCTTTTGGCATGCCTGGCGCTGCTGAAGCAACCATTAAAATGCTGCATCAGCTTTTTTTTCCGAGTGTGCTTCAGATGCAATTGCCCATGATCACATTCGCTTTAGCGATGATCTTCGCCACCCGTGTTACGAATTATGCCTATCCTGGTGCGAATATGTTTGCCGCAATGGGTTTTGCTGGGAGCGAGAATATCAAAGCAATGATACAAAACGGACTCACCGTGACTGCCGTACAAATCTTATTCCTGATTGGGTATAGTTTATGTCTATAA